A region from the Silene latifolia isolate original U9 population chromosome 7, ASM4854445v1, whole genome shotgun sequence genome encodes:
- the LOC141591352 gene encoding uncharacterized protein LOC141591352, producing the protein MGLSSKQVSSDGNGWNQALLENPRTLEFPKTSPIIMNKNQQQQQQDQPEQLNCPRCDSTNTKFCYYNNYNKSQPRHFCKACKRHWTKGGTLRNVPVGGGRKNKRLKITKPASKPTTTTTTNNNNNNNNNNMGGTLHSQHLRASLPLGGSFATNNNNIMEDKSFSEAFYHTFLKQQDRSLPESSINFTSKGLNDGIYLDSTTMKTTSLGLSTQHHDHQDNIQLFNYTNLLGSFDSNNNNTCSISTTNTSIQSPSVYNFTSDNDHGNNDGLLENDHHPWTMHTSSTRNNNINVNSNINVNNNVVDMMSSWGWEDLDKFVTVEADLTMPWDNEDIKP; encoded by the coding sequence ATGGGTTTGAGCTCAAAACAAGTTTCAAGTGATGGAAATGGTTGGAACCAAGCATTATTAGAGAATCCAAGAACATTAGAATTTCCAAAAACTTCTCCAATAATAATGAAcaaaaatcaacaacaacaacaacaagatcaaCCAGAGCAATTGAATTGCCCTAGATGTGATTCAACAAACACAAAGttttgttattacaataattacaataaatCACAACCTAGACATTTTTGCAAGGCATGTAAGAGGCATTGGACTAAAGGAGGTACTCTTCGGAATGTCCCGGTAGGTGGTGGCCGGAAAAACAAGCGTCTCAAGATCACAAAACCCGCCTCCaaaccaaccaccaccaccaccaccaacaacaacaacaacaacaataacaacaacatggGTGGTACCTTACATTCCCAACATTTAAGGGCTAGTCTTCCACTTGGAGGGTCATTtgctactaataataataatattatggaAGATAAGAGTTTTTCTGAGGCATTCTACCATACCTTTCTTAAGCAACAAGATAGATCATTGCCTGAAAGCTCCATTAATTTCACTAGTAAGGGATTGAATGATGGTATTTATCTCGATTCAACGACGATGAAAACGACGAGTTTAGGGCTATCAACTCAACACCATGATCATCAAGATAACATACAATTATTCAATTACACAAATTTATTAGGGAGTTTTgatagcaacaacaacaatacatgTTCAATTTCTACAACAAATACATCAATTCAATCCCCTAGTGTTTATAATTTTACAAGTGATAATGATCATGGAAATAATGATGGATTATTGGAGAATGATCATCATCCATGGACCATGCATACATCATCAACAagaaataataatattaatgttaatagtaatattaatgttaataataatgtGGTGGATATGATGTCATCATGGGGTTGGGAAGACTTGGATAAATTTGTGACAGTTGAAGCTGATCTTACCATGCCATGGGATAATGAAGATATCAAGCCTTGA